A region of the Mesoterricola sediminis genome:
CGAGGCCGGAGTTCTCCACGGCGGTGGCGATCATGTACCCGCCCAGCACGATGTAGATGAGGGGGGTCGTCCAGAGGCGGAAGACCACCGCCGGCTCCGCGGTCTTGGTGAGGACCCAGGACAGCAGGAGGAGGACGGCCGTGAAGCCGGGGTGGGTCACGCTGGTGGCCCACCAGATGACTGCGAGGAGACTAAGCGCCAGGCAGTGGCGGCCCTGGGGGGTGAGTCCGGAACCGGCGGGCAGGGCGAACCATACCAGCAGACAAACAACGATCCCCAGGATGGCGCCGATTTCGCGCTTGTACTTGGAGAAAAGGGCGCCGAGGCCCATCTCCGAGGGGGTCGTCAAGGTTCCGGCCGATGCTGTTCCATTGGCCATGAAGCAACTCCTAAGGAAGTCTGAAGAGGGGAAGGGCGCGCGCGGGCGCGTGGGCCTCCAGGGAGGCCCGGGCCGGGGCGGGCGCAGGAAGATCACGACAGGTCGCATCCATGAGCGCGATCCAGCTGCGGTGAATACAAAGGGCCGCGGAGGCCCCGGGGCCCCGCGGTAGCTCGCTTAAGCGTCCTCGGGCGGGCAGGACACCGCCGGTCGAGGGGGCTCAAAGATCTCCTGATAACCTGATCCGGTATTCAAATGCCGTCCAATGCAAAGAAGTAGGGGATCTGATAATAAAAGTTCATCAATCGGGCCTCCCGGAGCCGTGGTATTCGATGTTGTATTCTCGATTAAGCCCGGGGGACCGGGAACCTGGGAGCCGCGGACCCGCTTCGCTCCAGCCGTCCGCAGGCGGCCCTCCCAGGTCTGGGACCGCCTAGGATCCTGCGCTGGGGAGGCGCCATGGAACTTCGCAAGCTGAAATACTTCATCGCCACCGCGGAGGAGCTCCACTTCCGCAAGGCCGCGGACCTCGTGAATGTCACGCAGCCGGCGCTCAGCAAGCAGATCCACGAACTGGAAGAGGAGATCGGCGTCCCCCTCTTCGACCGGACCAAGCGGAAGGTCGAGCTTACGCCGGCCGGGCGGGTCTTTTATGAACGGGCCCGGGTCATCCTCGACAGCGCCAACAAGGCCCTCCACGAGGCCCGCGGGGTGGGCCGGGGCCTGGTGGGGACGGTGCGCATCGGCTTCCTCAGCACGGCCGCCATGAAGGTGCTGCCCCAGGCGCTCGCCCGATTCAGGGCGGCCATCCCCACGGCCGAGGTGGATCTCTGGGAGCTGAGCCCCGAGGAGCAGATGGACCACCTCCAGAAGGGATTCCTGGATGTCGGCATCCTCATCGCCGAGATCCTGGACGAGGGCTTCGAAGTCGCGGAACTCCTCCGCACCCGTCTGGTGGCGGCCCTTCCGGACACGCCCGAGTTCCGGGCCATGTCCGAGGTGTCGCTGAAGGACCTGGCCAGCTACACCTCGATCGTCCCGGCCCGCCACAGCCGCCACGGCTTCTACGAGATGGTGATGGAGGCCTACCAGAAGGCGCGGGTGAAGCCGGAGCGCATCCAGGTGGTGCGCATGATCCACACGGGCATCCAGCTGGTGGGCGCGGGCCTGGGCATCTCCCTCGTGCCCGAGGCCTTCAACTGCAGCCAACCCAGCGGCGTGATCTTCCGTCCCCTGGCGGACGTGCACCAGGAGATCGCCGTCGTCGCCACCTGGCGCCACGACAATTGCTCCCCCCTGCTGCGGGAGTTCATCCGGGCGCTGACGAGCCAGGGCTGCGGCGCTCCGGGCGCCGATAACGCAGAGGCATCACTTCGGCGATAAAGATTCATTGGACAGGTTGACAGGGGCGCCGAATCCTGATCATGCATCCATGAGCCGATCCGCCTGACGGAAGCTCCCACGCTTTCCTCAACCCACGTCCCCGCGGCCCGCCGCGAGGACAACCAACCCATTCCAGAATGGAGCGAGAACCCATGCCCACGTCCACAGCGAACGGCATCGTCATCCCCTCGGCTGCCGATTCCAAGGTCTACCACAACCTCCGCGACTTCCTGACCGAGCTCGAGGCCAACGGCCAGCTCGTGCGCGTCAAGGACGAGGTCGATCCCGAGGAGATCGGCGCCGCCGGCCGCGCCTCCGCCAACCTCAAGAACGGCCCCGCCGTCCTCTTCGAGAAGGTGCGCGGCTACCGCAATCCCGTCGTCACCATGGTCCACGGTTCCTGGGCCAACCACGCCCTCATGATGGGCATGGACAAGGACACCTCCGTCAAGGACCAGTTCCACGAGCTGAACCGGCGCTGGAGCATGTATCCGGTCCCGCCCGTCGTCGTCGACGACGCCCCGGTGAAGAAGAACCGCGTCACCGAGAACATCAACCTGTTCGAGATCCTCAGCCTCTACCGCATCAACACCTACGACGCCGGCTGCTTCCTGTCCAAGGCC
Encoded here:
- a CDS encoding LysR substrate-binding domain-containing protein — translated: MELRKLKYFIATAEELHFRKAADLVNVTQPALSKQIHELEEEIGVPLFDRTKRKVELTPAGRVFYERARVILDSANKALHEARGVGRGLVGTVRIGFLSTAAMKVLPQALARFRAAIPTAEVDLWELSPEEQMDHLQKGFLDVGILIAEILDEGFEVAELLRTRLVAALPDTPEFRAMSEVSLKDLASYTSIVPARHSRHGFYEMVMEAYQKARVKPERIQVVRMIHTGIQLVGAGLGISLVPEAFNCSQPSGVIFRPLADVHQEIAVVATWRHDNCSPLLREFIRALTSQGCGAPGADNAEASLRR